In Erpetoichthys calabaricus chromosome 6, fErpCal1.3, whole genome shotgun sequence, one genomic interval encodes:
- the gcm2 gene encoding chorion-specific transcription factor GCMb: MAKSVQDQFDESDCVCSFGMKLTWDINDPKLPQDVKQFDGFQEWTDGYVRYIYSGDDKNAQRHLSGWAMRNTNNHNCQILKKSCLGVVVCGRNCTLPDGSKLQLRPAICDKARQKQQKKLCPSCNSSLELVPCRGHSGYPVTNFWRLDGKAIFFQAKGVHDHPRPESKSETEARRSAVKRRMSSPHFPQKKRAMESEAARYHDSFSNIHHLSCLEGPDRFRIIAETNFPIQPQHYPSFQNTEPYKLPYDSSSSVADAPSQLQKASSHRLYMAQTPCGYEFTVPGYIGSSPYQALYKDSTNQQTEADPGKVCMQLNGPQHSVSPLNVHERNYDVPNKHHSWKQLFGKGSYSERGDYGQISGNGNHHYYDGEYPCRYNGPNTAPTPALQTIITTTTKVSYQPCKPSVVKYNDNLYDVKGAQNCNSLMENGSGNVYQEIKIPEDTGVIKSALNYQQESLPAKSERGESLDSYRYGTFTSGGYPERLSQSFRYDNGEY; encoded by the exons ATGGCAAAGTCAGTGCAGGATCAGTTTGACGAGTCCGACTGTGTCTGCTCCTTCGGGATGAAGCTCACCTGGGACATCAATGACCCCAAACTACCACAG GACGTAAAGCAGTTCGACGGCTTCCAGGAGTGGACCGACGGCTACGTGCGCTACATCTACAGCGGCGACGATAAAAATGCCCAGAGACACCTGAGCGGATGGGCCATGAGAAACACGAATAACCATAACTGCCAGATCCTGAAGAAGTCTTGCCTGGGGGTCGTAGTGTGTGGGAGGAACTGCACACTACCTGACGGCAGTAAACTACAGCTGAGACCGGCCATTTGCGACAAGGCGCGACAGAAACAGCAAA AAAAGCTCTGTCCCAGTTGCAACTCATCTTTGGAACTTGTCCCTTGCCGAGGACACAGCGGATATCCCGTTACAAATTTCTGGAGACTGGATGGCAAAGCAATATTTTTCCAG GCTAAAGGTGTTCATGACCATCCAAGACCAGAAAGTAAATCTGAAACAGAGGCAAGAAGAAGTGCAGTAAAAAGAAGAATGTCATCCCCTCACTTCCCCCAGAAGAAAAGAGCAATGGAGTCTGAG GCCGCTAGATATCACGACAGCTTCTCCAACATTCATCACTTATCTTGTCTGGAGGGACCTGACAGATTCCGTATCATTGCAGAAACCAACTTCCCAATCCAGCCTCAGCACTACCCTTCTTTCCAGAACACTGAGCCCTATAAGCTCCCGTATGACTCTTCTTCCAGTGTTGCAGACGCACCTTCCCAGCTCCAGAAGGCTTCGAGCCACCGCCTCTACAtggcccagacaccctgtggctATGAATTTACGGTCCCCGGCTACATCGGCTCCAGTCCTTACCAGGCTCTCTATAAGGACTCCACTAATCAGCAAACTGAAGCAGATCCTGGAAAAGTGTGCATGCAGCTCAATGGACCCCAACACAGTGTTAGTCCTCTGAATGTCCATGAACGGAATTATGATGTTCCAAATAAGCATCATAGCTGGAAGCAACTATTTGGAAAAGGATCTTACAGTGAAAGAGGAGACTATGGACAGATCTCAGGCAATGGTAATCACCACTACTATGATGGAGAATATCCCTGTAGATATAATGGCCCAAATACAGCGCCCACTCCAGCTTTACAAACCATAATCACGACAACCACTAAGGTCTCCTATCAGCCTTGCAAACCTTCCGTGGTGAAGTACAATGACAACCTCTATGACGTCAAAGGTGCTCAGAATTGTAACTCTCTGATGGAAAATGGCTCTGGTAACGTGTATCAAGAAATTAAAATCCCCGAAGACACCGGGGTGATAAAATCGGCACTCAACTATCAGCAAGAATCTCTGCCAGCGAAGTCCGAACGAGGAGAGAGTCTAGATAGTTACAGATACGGGACTTTCACTTCCGGCGGCTACCCCGAGCGCTTATCGCAGTCATTTAGATACGACAATGGGGAATATTAA